The following proteins are co-located in the Paracoccus saliphilus genome:
- a CDS encoding DUF3892 domain-containing protein codes for MTELLQITCINKINRLDPYDSISHVGGRRWIATLEEVIRYIESGRYRFYVDVGGKCVNVVIATSGFGNKFLKTEMDKDLPNYLLSLSECAQSY; via the coding sequence TTGACTGAACTACTACAGATCACCTGCATCAATAAAATCAACAGGCTCGATCCTTACGACAGCATTTCGCATGTCGGCGGGAGGCGCTGGATTGCAACACTCGAGGAGGTGATTCGCTACATCGAATCAGGACGTTACAGATTCTACGTTGATGTCGGAGGGAAGTGCGTCAATGTTGTTATTGCGACAAGCGGATTCGGTAACAAATTCCTCAAAACTGAGATGGACAAAGACCTTCCAAACTATCTGCTATCTCTGTCAGAATGCGCCCAATCATACTGA
- a CDS encoding MFS transporter, protein MFFGLGGAVGIYSLVGERLRDGLHLDTHQIGLVYVGFGILSVAGNALAPTAIRRIGGGRRAMRLATANVIVCLAVVFVLPNPTLLAVVLALGVWTIVGGIGAPGLEAHIAGLSDTHRGVLLALSTSAANLGGALFAALAGEAYLRGNLWVGGLGFILLSISVMALVKPRSRCSAAKNIG, encoded by the coding sequence ATGTTTTTCGGTCTCGGCGGCGCGGTAGGGATCTATTCGCTGGTTGGTGAGCGTCTACGCGATGGTCTCCATCTGGATACGCATCAAATTGGCCTTGTTTATGTCGGCTTCGGCATACTCTCTGTTGCCGGAAACGCTTTGGCGCCTACGGCGATACGACGCATCGGCGGCGGCAGGCGTGCGATGCGGCTGGCCACGGCAAATGTCATTGTCTGTCTGGCGGTCGTGTTTGTGCTTCCGAATCCCACTCTGCTTGCCGTCGTCCTAGCCTTGGGAGTGTGGACAATCGTTGGAGGGATAGGCGCACCTGGACTGGAAGCACACATTGCCGGTCTATCGGACACCCATCGCGGTGTCCTGCTGGCATTGAGCACCAGCGCTGCAAACCTTGGCGGGGCGCTATTTGCCGCTCTGGCCGGAGAGGCCTATCTTCGCGGCAATTTATGGGTTGGTGGGCTCGGCTTCATATTGCTGTCGATCTCCGTCATGGCACTCGTCAAGCCGCGAAGCCGGTGTTCTGCCGCCAAGAACATCGGTTGA
- a CDS encoding nuclear transport factor 2 family protein gives MKCSWWLLRCRLPPEQTQKATLSNGRYYENSYVFILEMREDKVCRIREYMDTLMGYQMVFADDHPGKIVR, from the coding sequence ATGAAATGCTCCTGGTGGCTTCTTCGCTGTCGTCTGCCGCCAGAGCAAACCCAGAAGGCGACGCTCTCCAATGGACGCTATTACGAGAACAGCTACGTTTTCATCCTCGAGATGCGGGAGGACAAGGTTTGCCGCATCCGGGAGTACATGGACACGCTGATGGGGTACCAGATGGTGTTCGCCGATGATCATCCCGGCAAGATCGTGCGCTGA
- a CDS encoding type II toxin-antitoxin system mRNA interferase toxin, RelE/StbE family, with the protein MPEVEWKAPAVADLVAIVEYISDDNPDAALALLEEIQGKVAQLPAHPKRCRPDRVEGTRELMVRPNYIAVYAETAATVTVLRVLHAAQMWP; encoded by the coding sequence GTGCCTGAAGTCGAATGGAAGGCCCCGGCGGTCGCGGACCTGGTGGCGATTGTCGAGTACATCTCGGACGACAACCCGGATGCCGCGCTTGCCCTGCTTGAGGAAATACAGGGCAAGGTGGCGCAGCTCCCGGCGCATCCGAAACGCTGCCGTCCCGACAGGGTGGAGGGTACACGGGAACTGATGGTCCGGCCCAACTACATCGCGGTCTATGCCGAAACCGCGGCGACGGTCACGGTGCTGCGCGTACTTCACGCCGCGCAAATGTGGCCCTGA
- a CDS encoding type II toxin-antitoxin system RelB/DinJ family antitoxin, whose protein sequence is MPAQTSMLHVRVDDQLKAQAADALSGVGLTLSDAVRILLTRVAAEGGLPAGLTADPDAYDAWFRAKVQEALADLRPATPHDQVMQGAGALIDGKRRA, encoded by the coding sequence ATGCCCGCCCAAACCTCGATGCTCCATGTTCGCGTGGACGACCAGCTCAAGGCACAGGCAGCCGATGCCCTGTCCGGGGTCGGCCTGACGCTTTCGGATGCCGTGCGTATCCTGCTGACCCGCGTTGCCGCCGAAGGGGGCTTGCCCGCCGGTCTGACTGCGGACCCGGATGCCTATGACGCCTGGTTCCGTGCCAAGGTGCAGGAGGCACTTGCCGATCTCCGCCCGGCGACACCGCATGACCAGGTGATGCAGGGCGCCGGCGCCCTGATCGACGGGAAGCGCCGTGCCTGA
- a CDS encoding DUF1636 family protein — translation MRAILHVCTTCRGIDPDAPPEPRPGARLHDSLASGNLPEGVELRPVECLSACSMGCSVALSAPGKWSYVYGRLTPDDAADILTGAGAYAAAPDGLVPWRERPVIFRKQSLARIPPQE, via the coding sequence ATGCGCGCCATATTGCATGTTTGCACCACCTGCCGGGGGATTGACCCGGATGCGCCGCCGGAGCCGCGTCCCGGCGCGCGATTGCATGACAGTCTCGCCTCGGGCAACCTGCCGGAAGGCGTCGAGCTGCGCCCCGTCGAATGCCTCTCGGCCTGTTCTATGGGCTGTTCGGTCGCATTGTCGGCGCCCGGCAAGTGGTCCTATGTCTATGGCCGCCTGACCCCCGACGATGCCGCCGACATCCTGACCGGCGCCGGTGCCTATGCCGCCGCCCCCGACGGGCTCGTGCCATGGCGCGAGCGACCCGTGATCTTTCGCAAGCAAAGCCTTGCCCGTATCCCCCCGCAGGAGTGA
- the cobW gene encoding cobalamin biosynthesis protein CobW, whose product MTDLTKTPVTVITGFLGSGKTTLIRHLMQNPQGKRLAVLVNEFGTVGVDGEILKGCADDNCPAENILELSNGCICCTVADDFIPTLERLMAMPQKPDHILIETSGLALPKPLLKAFDWPAIRSRITVDGVIALADAEAVAAGRFAPDEAAVQAQREADDSLDHETPLSEVFEDQISCADVVLLTKADLAGDAGVAAARAMIEAEAPRKLPILPVTDGAIDPAVILGLGAAAEDDLEARPSHHDGADDHEHEDFDTVVIDLPEFDDPDLLARAIERLAAEQNILRVKGHVAIAGKPMRLLVQAVGARVRHQYDRPWGDAPRVSRLVVIAEHDDVNEAAIRDLLLGAVPA is encoded by the coding sequence ATGACCGACCTGACCAAGACTCCCGTTACCGTCATCACCGGCTTTCTGGGCTCGGGCAAGACGACGCTGATCCGGCACCTGATGCAGAACCCGCAAGGCAAGCGGCTGGCCGTTCTGGTCAACGAGTTCGGCACCGTCGGCGTCGATGGCGAGATCCTGAAAGGTTGCGCAGACGACAATTGCCCGGCCGAGAATATCCTCGAATTGTCCAATGGCTGCATCTGCTGCACCGTCGCCGATGATTTCATCCCGACGCTGGAACGGCTGATGGCGATGCCGCAAAAGCCCGATCACATCCTGATCGAAACCTCGGGTCTCGCACTACCCAAGCCCCTGCTCAAGGCTTTCGACTGGCCGGCGATCCGCTCGCGCATCACCGTGGACGGGGTGATCGCGCTGGCCGATGCCGAGGCGGTGGCCGCGGGCCGGTTCGCCCCCGACGAGGCCGCCGTGCAGGCGCAGCGCGAAGCCGATGACAGCCTCGACCACGAAACCCCGCTGTCGGAAGTCTTCGAGGACCAGATTTCCTGCGCCGATGTGGTGCTGCTGACCAAGGCAGATCTGGCGGGCGATGCGGGCGTGGCCGCCGCCCGCGCCATGATCGAGGCCGAAGCCCCGCGCAAGCTGCCGATCCTGCCGGTGACCGATGGCGCGATCGATCCGGCGGTGATCCTGGGCCTCGGGGCGGCGGCCGAGGACGATCTGGAGGCCCGGCCCAGCCATCACGACGGCGCCGATGACCACGAGCACGAGGATTTCGACACGGTGGTGATCGATCTGCCGGAATTCGACGATCCCGACCTGCTGGCCCGCGCCATCGAGCGGTTGGCAGCCGAGCAGAACATCCTGCGCGTCAAGGGCCATGTCGCCATCGCGGGCAAGCCGATGCGCCTGCTGGTGCAGGCGGTGGGTGCGCGGGTGCGGCACCAATATGACCGGCCCTGGGGCGATGCGCCCCGTGTCTCGCGCCTCGTGGTGATCGCCGAGCATGACGATGTGAACGAGGCCGCGATCCGCGACCTGTTGCTGGGGGCCGTGCCTGCCTGA
- the cobN gene encoding cobaltochelatase subunit CobN: protein MHIVFRESHGLEETDTPYDPGQTPGDLVVLSFSDSDLGAFAAGWHRASGGLPSLRLCNLVALRHPVSVDTYVEQTLSGAKGILIRLIGGEAYWPYGLASVQDLARRRGIALAVLPGDGRDDPRLDAVSTVPVSVLRQLKRLCDAGGAVAAQAALAQMAMAAGLWAEPVMGATSVPQMGFYDPDRGVISAPPDDGPLALVSFYRSYLAAADTGPVDALIHGLHKVGFAACGVFAPSLKTPGFGEWLAGALPSPPVALVNATGFSVRAETGVTPFDGFGCPVWQVALSTNRRREWEQAERGLSPSDLAMHVVLPEIDGRIFAGVTSFKAPEPRDPDLQFSRFAHRAEPDRVAAIVDRVSARHRLTVTAPEDRRIAVVLSTYPGRDWQIAHAVGLDALASADAALKILNEADYDIPPGADAQALATEHIDWPLADYLAALEHLPETLRGDLRAEWGDAQADSDCRDGVFRFAAIRRGNLLLALQPERGQRDSRKDDYHDLTRTPRHGYVAFYLWLRAQGLHALVHMGAHGTLEWLPGKAVALSGSCWPEALVGDLPVIYPFIVNDPGEAAQAKRRLGAVTLGHLPPPMVAAAIPAGLGELERLLDEFSTADGLDPARRDRLTRAIRDEARAAGVEADLGIPPDASAAEAIARIDLFVCDLKESQFGEGLHVYGSGDCGAEEQAGLLAALDGRHVAPGPSGSPARGRSDVMPTGRNLFSTDPRAVPTPAAHAQGVKLAEEFLRRHLQDHGDWPKGLVVDLWGSATMRTAGEEFAMALHLAGLKPVWDSGSGRVSGVEVVPLTLLNRPRIDVTLRVSGLFRDVFPVLAQLFETGAAALAGRGEDPVDNPYQTRNPRVFGPEPGQYGLGMGPAADSFTDQARQAAGEAWLAASSWSIGADGQARQDRAALESRLAGADSFLHAQDLPETDLLLAADYAAHEAGFAAAMARIGAAEPSLYHLDATQPDRPRARSLTEEIARTVRARASDPRWADGMAAHGFRGAAEIAATLDHLAAFAHLAGAVPPHLFDLYHDATLGRPEIVNFMEQANPEALQAMRDLFRRLADAGLWTTRRNSIAASLEAER, encoded by the coding sequence ATGCATATCGTTTTCCGCGAAAGCCACGGTCTGGAAGAGACCGACACCCCCTATGATCCCGGGCAGACACCCGGCGATCTGGTGGTGCTGTCCTTCTCGGACAGCGATCTCGGGGCTTTCGCGGCAGGCTGGCATCGCGCGAGCGGAGGGCTGCCCTCGCTGCGGCTGTGCAACCTCGTGGCGCTGCGGCATCCGGTCTCGGTCGATACCTATGTCGAGCAGACCCTGTCTGGTGCGAAAGGCATCCTGATCCGGCTGATCGGCGGCGAGGCATATTGGCCCTATGGGCTGGCCTCGGTGCAGGATCTGGCGCGGCGGCGGGGGATCGCACTTGCCGTATTGCCCGGCGATGGCCGCGACGATCCGCGACTGGACGCGGTTTCAACCGTGCCGGTCTCGGTTCTGCGGCAACTCAAGCGGCTTTGCGATGCGGGCGGAGCGGTGGCGGCGCAGGCCGCGCTGGCGCAGATGGCGATGGCGGCGGGGCTGTGGGCCGAACCGGTCATGGGCGCGACCTCCGTGCCGCAGATGGGTTTTTACGACCCCGATCGAGGCGTTATCTCCGCACCGCCAGATGATGGCCCGCTGGCCCTTGTCAGCTTTTATCGCAGCTACCTGGCCGCCGCCGACACCGGCCCGGTCGATGCGCTGATCCACGGGCTGCACAAGGTCGGATTTGCGGCCTGCGGAGTCTTTGCGCCATCGCTCAAGACTCCGGGTTTCGGTGAATGGCTGGCCGGGGCGCTCCCCTCTCCTCCGGTGGCCCTCGTCAATGCGACCGGCTTCTCGGTCCGGGCCGAAACCGGGGTCACGCCGTTCGACGGGTTCGGTTGCCCGGTCTGGCAGGTGGCGCTCTCCACCAATCGCCGCCGGGAATGGGAGCAGGCAGAGCGGGGGCTGTCGCCATCCGACCTGGCCATGCATGTCGTCCTGCCCGAGATCGATGGCCGCATCTTCGCGGGCGTGACCAGCTTCAAGGCCCCCGAGCCGCGCGACCCCGACCTGCAATTCAGCCGCTTTGCCCATCGCGCCGAGCCTGATCGCGTCGCGGCCATCGTGGACCGGGTCAGCGCGCGGCATCGCCTTACCGTCACGGCGCCCGAGGATCGCCGCATCGCCGTGGTCCTGTCCACCTATCCGGGGCGCGACTGGCAGATAGCCCATGCCGTGGGGCTGGATGCGCTGGCGTCGGCGGATGCCGCGCTGAAGATACTGAATGAAGCCGATTACGACATTCCCCCCGGCGCGGATGCCCAAGCACTGGCAACCGAGCATATCGACTGGCCGCTGGCCGACTACCTGGCCGCTCTGGAGCATCTTCCCGAAACCCTTCGCGGCGATCTGCGGGCGGAATGGGGCGATGCGCAGGCCGATTCCGATTGCCGCGATGGCGTGTTCCGCTTTGCCGCGATCCGGCGCGGCAACCTGCTGCTGGCGCTGCAGCCCGAGCGTGGCCAGCGCGACAGCCGCAAGGACGATTACCACGACCTGACCCGCACCCCGCGCCACGGCTATGTCGCCTTCTACCTGTGGCTACGCGCGCAAGGCCTGCATGCGCTGGTGCATATGGGTGCGCATGGCACGCTGGAATGGCTGCCCGGCAAGGCGGTGGCGCTGTCCGGGTCTTGCTGGCCCGAGGCATTGGTGGGTGATCTGCCGGTGATCTATCCCTTCATCGTCAACGATCCCGGAGAAGCGGCACAGGCCAAGCGCCGCCTTGGCGCTGTAACATTAGGCCATCTGCCGCCGCCGATGGTCGCCGCGGCCATCCCGGCAGGCTTGGGTGAGCTGGAGCGGCTGCTGGACGAATTTTCCACCGCCGACGGGCTGGACCCGGCGCGGCGCGACCGCCTGACCCGCGCCATCCGCGACGAGGCCCGCGCGGCCGGTGTCGAGGCGGATCTGGGCATCCCGCCCGATGCCAGCGCCGCCGAGGCGATCGCCCGGATCGATCTGTTTGTCTGTGATCTCAAGGAAAGCCAGTTCGGCGAGGGGCTGCATGTCTACGGCTCGGGGGATTGCGGGGCCGAGGAACAGGCGGGGCTGCTGGCCGCGCTGGATGGACGCCATGTCGCACCCGGACCCTCGGGCTCGCCCGCGCGGGGACGCAGCGACGTGATGCCCACCGGGCGGAACCTGTTCAGCACCGATCCTCGCGCCGTGCCGACCCCTGCCGCACATGCGCAGGGGGTCAAGCTGGCCGAGGAATTCCTGCGCCGACATTTGCAGGATCACGGCGACTGGCCCAAGGGGCTGGTCGTCGATCTGTGGGGCAGCGCGACCATGCGCACGGCGGGCGAGGAATTCGCCATGGCGCTGCACCTGGCGGGGCTGAAACCGGTTTGGGATAGCGGATCGGGGCGGGTCTCGGGCGTCGAGGTCGTGCCGCTGACCCTGCTGAACCGCCCCCGGATCGACGTGACGCTGCGGGTCTCGGGCCTGTTCCGCGACGTGTTCCCAGTGCTGGCGCAATTGTTCGAGACCGGCGCGGCGGCATTGGCCGGGCGTGGCGAAGACCCGGTGGACAATCCCTACCAGACCCGCAACCCCCGCGTCTTCGGCCCCGAACCGGGACAATACGGGCTTGGCATGGGTCCGGCGGCTGACAGTTTCACCGATCAGGCGCGGCAGGCGGCGGGCGAGGCATGGCTGGCCGCATCAAGCTGGTCCATCGGCGCAGATGGCCAGGCGCGGCAGGACCGCGCGGCGCTGGAATCGCGGCTGGCGGGGGCGGACAGTTTCCTCCATGCGCAGGATTTGCCGGAAACCGATCTGCTGCTGGCCGCCGATTATGCCGCGCATGAGGCCGGTTTCGCCGCCGCCATGGCGCGGATCGGGGCGGCAGAACCGTCGCTCTACCATCTCGACGCCACGCAGCCCGACCGCCCCCGCGCCCGCAGCCTGACCGAGGAGATCGCCCGCACGGTCCGCGCCCGCGCCTCGGATCCGCGATGGGCCGATGGCATGGCCGCGCATGGATTCCGGGGTGCGGCCGAGATCGCCGCGACGCTGGATCACCTTGCCGCTTTCGCGCATCTGGCCGGGGCGGTGCCGCCGCATCTGTTCGATCTCTATCACGACGCGACGCTTGGCCGCCCCGAGATCGTGAATTTCATGGAACAGGCCAACCCCGAGGCGCTGCAGGCGATGCGCGACCTGTTCCGCCGCCTTGCCGATGCCGGTCTATGGACGACCCGCCGCAACTCGATCGCGGCCTCGCTGGAGGCGGAACGATGA
- the cobG gene encoding precorrin-3B synthase: MSRVRGWCPGALRPMESGDGWITRIRPHGGRLSPVQTEEIARAARDHGNGLIDLTGRANLQIRGVTPDSHAPLIEALRALGLIDADIGAEQRRNIIVTPFADPETDGLAAKLEAALAASALPLPSKFGFAVDTGPAPVLQDIPADIRLERGADGGLILRADGCAYGTRYHDATEALALAEWFLAQGGAPEGRGRMAGLIARGVSPPDAVLSPAPALTPPVPGDVPQGILLSVEFGQLKAETLADLAALGPLRVTPWRMLLIEGAVSVPALPGLIAEPGDPRLRLRACTGAPGCRHAHAPTRALARQLAPHLPEGRVLHVSGCAKGCGWPRAADLTFTATPEGFDLIRGGCASDIPQLRGLPPARLPEVL, from the coding sequence ATGAGCCGGGTCAGGGGATGGTGCCCCGGCGCGTTGCGGCCGATGGAATCCGGCGATGGCTGGATCACCCGCATCCGTCCGCATGGCGGGCGTCTGAGCCCCGTGCAGACCGAGGAAATCGCCCGCGCTGCACGGGATCATGGCAATGGGTTGATCGACCTGACCGGACGCGCCAATCTGCAAATTCGCGGCGTGACGCCCGATAGCCATGCCCCGCTGATCGAGGCCCTTCGCGCGCTTGGCCTGATCGATGCGGATATCGGGGCCGAGCAGCGGCGCAACATCATCGTCACTCCTTTCGCGGATCCCGAAACCGATGGGCTGGCCGCAAAACTGGAGGCGGCGCTGGCCGCCTCTGCCCTGCCCCTGCCCTCGAAATTCGGCTTTGCCGTCGATACCGGCCCGGCCCCGGTTCTGCAGGACATCCCCGCCGATATCCGGCTGGAGCGGGGTGCGGATGGCGGCTTGATCCTGCGTGCCGACGGATGCGCCTACGGGACTCGCTACCATGATGCGACCGAGGCGCTGGCACTGGCCGAATGGTTCCTTGCACAGGGCGGAGCGCCCGAAGGCCGGGGGCGAATGGCCGGGCTGATCGCGCGCGGCGTCTCGCCGCCGGATGCGGTGCTGTCCCCCGCCCCTGCCTTGACGCCTCCCGTTCCGGGTGATGTGCCGCAAGGGATATTGCTCAGCGTCGAGTTCGGTCAACTCAAGGCGGAAACACTTGCCGATCTTGCCGCGCTTGGCCCGCTCCGCGTGACACCGTGGCGGATGCTGCTGATCGAGGGCGCGGTCTCGGTCCCCGCCCTGCCCGGCCTGATCGCGGAACCCGGCGATCCCCGGCTGCGGCTGCGCGCCTGCACCGGCGCTCCGGGCTGCCGCCATGCCCATGCGCCGACCCGCGCCCTTGCCCGCCAGCTTGCGCCGCATCTGCCCGAGGGGCGGGTGTTGCATGTCTCGGGCTGCGCCAAGGGCTGCGGTTGGCCGCGCGCTGCCGATCTGACCTTTACGGCCACGCCCGAGGGTTTCGACCTGATCCGGGGCGGCTGCGCCTCGGATATTCCCCAGCTTCGCGGGCTGCCGCCCGCCCGACTGCCAGAGGTTCTGTGA
- a CDS encoding precorrin-8X methylmutase has protein sequence MPYDYEKDGAAIYRQSFATIRAEADLARFTPEEEIAAVRMIHAAGMVELAAHIRFTPGMAIAARAALEAGAPILCDARMVSEGITRARLPAGNEVICTLQDPSVPAMAQEMGNTRSAAALELWRPHLDGAVIAIGNAPTALFHLLNMLEDPACPRPAAIIGCPVGFVGAAESKQALISAPPVPSLIVEGRLGGSAITVAAVNALASRKE, from the coding sequence ATGCCTTACGATTACGAAAAGGACGGCGCGGCGATCTATCGCCAATCCTTCGCCACCATCCGGGCCGAGGCCGATCTGGCGCGCTTTACCCCCGAAGAGGAAATCGCCGCCGTTCGCATGATCCATGCCGCCGGGATGGTCGAACTGGCCGCGCATATCCGCTTTACCCCCGGCATGGCCATCGCCGCCCGTGCCGCGCTGGAAGCCGGCGCGCCGATCCTTTGCGATGCGCGGATGGTCAGCGAGGGCATCACCCGCGCCCGTCTGCCCGCCGGGAACGAGGTCATCTGCACCCTGCAGGATCCAAGCGTGCCCGCCATGGCGCAGGAGATGGGCAATACCCGATCCGCCGCCGCGCTGGAGCTGTGGCGCCCGCATCTGGACGGCGCGGTGATCGCCATCGGCAACGCTCCGACCGCGCTGTTCCACCTGTTGAACATGCTCGAAGATCCCGCCTGCCCCCGTCCCGCCGCGATCATCGGCTGCCCGGTGGGTTTCGTCGGTGCGGCAGAATCCAAGCAGGCGCTGATCTCTGCCCCGCCAGTCCCTTCGCTTATCGTCGAGGGGCGCTTGGGCGGCTCGGCCATCACCGTCGCCGCCGTCAACGCGCTGGCCAGCCGCAAGGAGTAA
- a CDS encoding precorrin-2 C(20)-methyltransferase, which translates to MTQAKGRIICAGLGPGDPELISVKADRAIRGARHVAYFRKAGRQGQARRIVQGMLAEGVTEYPMEYPVTTEIPFDSPEYNALLAAFYDQWAANLADLARDHEVVVLCEGDPFFYGSFMHLYIRLRERIGIEVIPGIPGMAGCWNVTGQPITWGDDVLSVVMGTLPEADLIRHMQGSDALVVMKTGRNLPRIRRALAAAGRLDQAWLIERGTMPGERVLRLAEIEDADCPYFAIVLVHGQGRRPVLMPKAAE; encoded by the coding sequence ATGACCCAAGCGAAAGGCAGGATCATCTGCGCGGGCCTTGGCCCCGGCGACCCCGAGCTGATCTCGGTCAAGGCCGACCGGGCGATCCGGGGCGCGCGGCATGTCGCCTATTTCCGCAAGGCGGGGCGGCAGGGGCAGGCGCGCCGGATCGTGCAGGGCATGCTGGCCGAGGGCGTGACCGAATACCCGATGGAATACCCGGTCACCACGGAAATTCCCTTTGACAGCCCGGAATATAACGCCCTGCTGGCCGCATTCTATGACCAATGGGCCGCAAACCTGGCCGATCTGGCGCGCGATCACGAGGTGGTGGTGCTCTGCGAGGGCGACCCGTTCTTCTACGGCTCCTTCATGCATCTCTATATTCGCCTGCGCGAGCGGATCGGGATCGAGGTGATCCCCGGTATTCCAGGCATGGCGGGCTGCTGGAACGTCACGGGGCAGCCGATCACATGGGGCGACGATGTGCTGAGCGTGGTCATGGGCACCTTGCCCGAGGCTGACCTGATCCGGCATATGCAAGGATCGGATGCGCTGGTGGTGATGAAGACCGGGCGCAACCTGCCCCGTATCCGACGGGCATTGGCGGCAGCCGGGCGGCTGGACCAGGCATGGCTGATCGAACGCGGCACCATGCCCGGCGAAAGAGTCCTGCGGCTGGCCGAGATCGAGGACGCGGATTGCCCCTATTTCGCCATCGTGCTGGTCCATGGGCAGGGCCGCCGCCCGGTCTTGATGCCCAAGGCGGCGGAATGA
- the cobJ gene encoding precorrin-3B C(17)-methyltransferase, which yields MSGWVTVAGLGPGAEDLVTPEVSAALAEATDVIGYIPYVARIAPRPGLTLHATDNRVELDRAAHALELAGAGRRVVVVSSGDPGVFAMASALFEALEADPRHAALDIRILPGITAMLAAAARAGAPLGHDFCAINLSDNLKPFALIERRLRHAARGDFAMAFYNPRSSSRPHQFARVLEILREECGSDPLITFARAVSTPDERLVTISLSEAQPGMADMRTVVLLGNSATRRVGRWIYTPRRAEDAP from the coding sequence ATGAGCGGTTGGGTCACGGTTGCAGGTCTTGGTCCGGGCGCCGAGGATCTGGTCACGCCCGAGGTCAGTGCCGCGTTGGCCGAGGCCACCGATGTCATCGGCTATATCCCCTATGTCGCCCGCATCGCGCCGCGCCCCGGCCTGACCCTGCACGCCACCGACAACCGGGTCGAGCTGGACCGCGCCGCCCATGCGCTGGAACTGGCAGGGGCGGGGCGGCGCGTGGTCGTGGTGTCCTCGGGCGATCCGGGGGTCTTCGCCATGGCCTCGGCACTATTCGAGGCGCTCGAGGCCGATCCGCGCCATGCCGCGCTGGATATCCGTATCCTGCCCGGCATCACCGCCATGCTGGCCGCCGCCGCCCGGGCGGGCGCGCCATTGGGGCATGATTTCTGCGCCATCAACCTGTCGGACAATCTCAAGCCCTTCGCACTGATAGAGCGCCGGTTGCGTCACGCGGCAAGGGGCGATTTCGCCATGGCCTTCTATAACCCCCGCTCGTCCAGCCGCCCGCATCAATTCGCCCGCGTACTGGAGATCCTGCGCGAGGAATGCGGCTCTGATCCGCTGATCACCTTTGCCCGTGCCGTCTCGACCCCTGACGAGCGGCTGGTCACCATCTCCCTGTCCGAGGCACAACCCGGGATGGCGGATATGCGGACGGTCGTTCTGCTCGGCAATTCCGCGACGCGTCGGGTCGGGCGCTGGATCTATACCCCGCGACGGGCAGAGGACGCGCCATGA
- a CDS encoding cobalt-precorrin-6A reductase, with protein MNRILLLGGTTEASRMARLLADAGMDAVFSYAGRTNAPVAQPLPLRVGGFGGASGLAAFLRDQAISHVIDATHPFAAQMSRNAITACNETRTPLLALERPAWRAGPDDRWILVADPEQAARVLPDAPARVFLAIGKQNLASFATRPHHYLLRLVDPPEGPLPLPDAEAVIARGPFTAEGDEALMRAHGITHLVAKNSGGAGAEAKLIAARQLSLPVVMIDRPRLPPRRSVAEPGEAMAWLHHGASSARRGV; from the coding sequence ATGAACCGCATCCTTTTGCTGGGCGGCACGACCGAGGCCAGCCGCATGGCCCGCCTGCTGGCGGATGCCGGCATGGATGCGGTGTTCTCCTATGCGGGCCGCACCAATGCGCCGGTCGCACAGCCGCTGCCGCTGCGGGTGGGCGGCTTTGGCGGCGCGTCGGGGCTGGCGGCCTTTCTGCGGGATCAGGCGATCAGCCACGTGATCGACGCGACCCATCCCTTTGCCGCACAGATGAGCCGCAATGCGATCACCGCTTGCAATGAGACGCGAACCCCGCTTCTGGCGCTGGAGCGCCCGGCATGGCGCGCCGGGCCGGATGATCGCTGGATCCTTGTCGCCGATCCCGAACAGGCCGCCCGCGTCTTGCCCGATGCGCCCGCGAGGGTGTTCCTCGCCATCGGCAAGCAGAACCTCGCCTCCTTCGCCACTCGCCCGCATCATTACCTGCTGCGGCTGGTCGATCCGCCCGAAGGCCCGCTGCCATTGCCCGATGCCGAGGCGGTGATCGCCCGTGGCCCCTTTACGGCAGAGGGCGACGAGGCATTGATGCGCGCCCATGGCATCACCCATCTGGTCGCCAAGAATTCCGGCGGCGCGGGGGCCGAGGCCAAGCTGATCGCTGCCCGCCAATTGAGCCTGCCGGTAGTGATGATCGACCGGCCCCGGCTGCCGCCGCGCCGCAGTGTCGCGGAACCCGGAGAGGCGATGGCATGGCTGCATCATGGCGCGTCCTCTGCCCGTCGCGGGGTATAG